In Corvus moneduloides isolate bCorMon1 chromosome 6, bCorMon1.pri, whole genome shotgun sequence, the sequence GTGCCTGGCTTATTTCCATATGGTTCCACTTTATTTGCTTGATGTATTTTGTGTATGCATCAGtttctttcttacttttgtGAGGGGTTTGTACACTTGGTTAACTTTGACTGCAggttgagttttttttttttttgtttgtttttttggttttttttaacagtaaatCATAATTCCAGTTAgagctttctttaaaaaaaatcaggtcaGAAGGGTCATACAGGTACCATAATGGGAAGTGTGCATTCAGATTTTGTGTTTCAAGTGAGCTTGTGTTTAACATTGTGTTGATCATTTCAACTAACTTGGCTGTCAATAAAGAGTGAGAGTTTGCTCTCTGAAGAAGAGTTGGAAAATGAATGTTTCCTGTTCTGGATGCGTTTGTTTTCATCTCATAGGGGTAAGGGGAAGGGACTGTAAAATGAGAGGGTCTTCTGTTCAGAAATCACAGTTGCACAAAGCAAGGCTCCTGTCAGCCAGCTAAGCACACACCACTCACAGCTCGAGCCAGCCTCACTGGCTTTGATTTTTGTGGGTGACTACTGCTGGGAGAGACCCTTGAAAAGCAGAGATGAATAAAGGGGGCTTAGCCTGGAGCAGCTTTAAATAGAAACTGGTGGCggtgttttgttggggttttttttaaagaaaaaactatCGTAcattatttcacatttatttcacTATTAGAAACCTATGGGTAAATCGATTTCACTTCTGATAAATATCGGCATTTTCAATCTGCTTTGTGAAAGGAGACTAGTTTACAGTCATTCCATGTCTGTAAGCCCAAAGTCAGTGTTAGCATATACTCACTCCATACTTGGCAAAACTCCTGAAATGAATTACTGCCCATGTAAACTTAAGTAAGGCACTGTTCTTTCCCAGATTAAGAAATAACAGCAACTCTTACTGTGCCTGAGCTGGGAATCCACCTCATCCCCTTTCTCAGTCTTTCTTAGATTGCAAAATTGTGGAATGTTTGTGGAACGTTGCTTTTTATCTTAATTGCATCAGAGTGTACAAACCCAGAAAATGGTCTCTATGTGTTGTTTTCCAATACGCATGTGCTGCCAGTGTTTTATTGCCAGGCTGGGAAGAAATACTCTGTCCAAACTTTCCTCCATGCTCGGAGGCAGCTTTACCTCTTTCTGTTGCGAAAGCAGCAGTTCTGGCTGCAGCTCATTTCTGTGAGCCAAGAGTCGTGACCTGGAGGTGCAGGCCAAGAGGATACTGGAAAGCAGGGCTCAGGCTTTTCCCTGCTGGAGCCCCAAGCTGCAGCTTTATCTCAGTTCCAGCAGGAGCTCCAGTGTTgttgtcactgctgctgtccttgCTGGACACAAGGGGATGCATTTGGAGATCGTCTAAAGAATCCCTCCAGCACCTGCCTTCTTGCAATTACCCTCatgttttgcagaaaatgttGGTTTTGAGAGAACGTAAAACAATGTAAGACTCAAAATATCCTCTATGGTCTAAAGTGTCTGAGCTCTTGTAGGGAAAAAGTTCTTAGGTCAGTTTTGAAGGCAATGCTTCATTCTAAGTCTCTGGGCAAAGTGCCACGTGCTTGTACCCCAACTTAAGGAGtaattttccagatttttaaaaaccaaaaatgtgaCAAGGCTActtgctgccagcagagaaGGCACTTGCACTGCCATATGCTGCAAGGATGTAGGTCATCAGGATGTGAACAGAGGTGCATTCCAATCCCTGCAGTAGCTGAGCTGTTACACTGTGAAGTATCAGGGTCAGGGGTGCCAAGGGACAAAAATCTGTGTCTGCTCCCTGCTTTTTGCAGGGTTTCCTTGTCTATTGGGTTAGGATTTAGATTCTTGTTGCAAATTGTTCCATTCTGAGATACATCACACTACAGAgtatctgtgctgctgctccaggcctgTCTGTGGAAAATGTCTCTTCCCCTTAAGCTGAATTTTTTGACTGAAGTCCAGTGACACCCAAGGAAGTTACTGTTGACACTTTATTAGCTCTCAGCTCAAGCTTTTGCCCTGCAGCTCCATCAGTGAATTGTTTACAGTGGCAGAGTTGTGACTGGGGCAGCTACCCCGAACTCTTCTGAGGGGAATGTAAAGTGCTCTCAGACTTCTTAAATCATGTACAAGACCACAAAATGGGGACACCTTCTGCACACTCACTCTCCAGTGCAACTGCACTCAACCCCTGGAGCTTTCTGCAGGGGAAAGGGTTGTGTTGAGTTGTTAACCAAGGAAAGCGAGCAGGCTCTAAGCAGGGAGAGCACAGTGGGTGCTTAAACAGTGAACCATGCCAATAGGGCCAGACAGTTGATTTAAAATGTAGCAGAATTGTGGCTGTATGGATCTGAATTTCCCCTTAGGTCAAATGTTTACTGCTGTCCAAAACTGTCCACCTGAGCCCCACGGAGCTGCTGTTGCAGCAGGGTGGCTGGAGTCCCTCGAGAGGGGTCTGTGAGAGCAAGCCGAGACAAAATGAACCATTCAGACCCTCTATATGGTGTGCGTGTCTGTGCTGTCTTAGAGCATTATCAGCAGGGATGTAGGTGTATGCGGTTTGCTTTGCAATGGAGTTAAGAAAAACActtcacattttccattccattaACTCTGGGATTCATCTGGCAATCCCAGCTCGGATGGGAATTTCACTTAGCAGTTCCTGCAGCCCTTCTGGTAATGCAGCTCACATGTTCCTTGTGCAAAGACACAGACCTGACCTTGTGTTTCAATGTGCAGACAGCCAGGCACCTTCCCCTCCGAGCTCTGTTCAGCCCAAGATCCAAACAAAAGTGTCACCCTTGAGACAGTAGTAACACTTCAAGCACATGGAACTCTTCAGCCTTCAAGGCAATTTCTCAGTCTGGTTGTTATGAGGAGCAAATAGTCCCAAGGACACCTGAAGAAGCATCACATAAAATATTGTGTAACAGGAGCTATGAACTTTCAGTGACGACAAGGACAGGTTTCCAGTAATGATTTCTGTGTTGGGAGTGCTGGTGGGGATTTCCCAGCTGTGGGTATCCTTTCCAATTTCCTCTTTTGAGGAGTTTGAAGTGCTTATAAATACCCTATCTGAGTCTGAGAGCACACGAGACAATCTCCATCTCCTTTGGCTTTGCCTTTCTGCAGTGGTGAGTGACATTCTAAATTTGTGAGCTATGTGCAGTGTTTCGAGGTGGTATTTGGGAGCAGGACCGATGCTTTAGCATGTGGGACTTCTTTGTactcctggcaggagcagcagggagtgcTAAAATGCAGGTTTCTCATGTGCATCTGCTTCTGTTGTGGAGCTTGTGGTTGCACAGAGGGCACCACTCCTtgcagggggagaagggggtCCTGGGCGGGCCCTCAgcactggggcagcagctggggcacagctggggatgtGGTGGGTGCTCAAATGTGCTCCAGAACTGCTCATCTCTCTCACTGTCTCTCAGCTCCCTGTCAGGTTTGGCCAGGAACCATGAGGCTCTGGGTCTGCATCGCGTTGCTCTCCATTGTTCTGTGTGCAAGTGCTGAGAGACCAGCACTGCTCCGAGCTGGACGATTTGTCTGGGATGCTTTTGGAGGTAAGCTGCTGTTACCAGGGACTCTTCCCTCAGGAACCCCTCCCCAAGCACAGGTTACCGGCAGTCAGTGGTGCTGCCCTCAGAGCTGGGAGATCCGCAGCTCCATGTTAGAGACCCCGCTGGTTTCTGCTGCTGGATGAGGGCCTTGATCAGcccccacagctgctttctgtgggCAGAGCCCTGTGCAAAGGCTGCTGTGGAGTAGTGCCTCACTCTGTTACTGCTCCTTGGGCttttcagctcctgctgaaatCGTACCGAGCTACTTCTGTTGACTCTTTCAAGTCAACATcatctctgtttctctgctttcttcaggGGCGCGGGATATGTACAGAGCATACCGGGACATGCGCGAGGCAAATTACATAGGTGCCGACAAGTATTTCCATGCCCGTGGGAATTATGACGCTGCCCGGAGAGGACCTGGTGGTGCTTGGGCAGCGAGGGTGATCAGGTAACAGAGTGTGCTTGTCTTGTTAACAGTGAATTATTAGGGATCCGGGCATTCCAGCTGGGGTGAGGTCCTTTTCGACTTGCATGCAGCTTTGCACCTAGAAGGACAGCAGAGGGGCGGGGACAGCCAGTTCCTATAGGAACACTGTTCCCGTGTGGACAGCCAGTCTCTGTAGGAATGGTGCCACAGGAGCGCCAGCTTTTCTTGTCCTCCCGAAAAGGCAGATTCCTTTCTCCGCATTTCTGATAAGGAACTCTGCTTCACTGCTGGTTCATTTCCCGACATAACAATTACGGGTTCCACCGCGGGCTTTCAGACAAAGGCCGAGTGTGTGCTTGCATCTCACCTTGAGAAGCCCTGCGGAAAAGCTGTTTCACATGAGTGAGGGAACCAACACAAGGCTGAGTCAGATGCAGTCTGTTCAGGTggcctttcctccttcccacagcGACGCCCGGGAGAACTGGCAGAGCGGCGTGAGCGGCAGAGGCGGCGAGGACACCCGGGCGGACCAGGAGGCGAACGCGTGGGGCCGCAGCGGCGGGGACCCGAACCGCTACCGGCCCGCGGGGCTGCCCAGCAAGTACTAGCGCTGTACTCTGCTCCTGTCACACCGCTCTTTGTACAGCCCAATAAAGAAATCCTCCTGAGAACTGTTCCCTTCGCTGCGAGCATCCATcctcccggggctgcggggcgggggcggcggggcggtgTCGGGACATCACGGGGACTGCCAAAGGATCCCCCTTGGGACCCTCGGGTGCTCCGGGAGCGCGGGGGCCGCTCTGCGCGGAGGGGCTGCCGTGGGCGGGCGGGTCCCGGTGTGATCCCGGTGGGATCCCGGTGGGATCCCAGCgcggccccgcgctgccccgggCGAGGGGGGCGGCAGTGGCCGCCGGTgagcagggggcgctgtggggcCGCTGGCGCCGCTCTGTCCGCGCCGCCGCCTCGCTGCCCCCGCACGGCTGTGGGGCCGCCATGGACCGCAACCCATCACCGCCGTGCAGCGAtgcggaggaggaggagggggacgCGGTGGGGAACACGGTGTACAGCAAGCACTGGCTCTTCAGCGTCCTCACCCGCCTCATCGAGGTGCGCGGCCGCCGGGAGGGAGCGGGCGGCGGGTCCGGTGTCGGTCAGCGGCCGGGTGGGTGCGACGCGATCGCTCCCAGGGCCGGGGTGGGGACACAGCGTGAACCAGCGGGGACAAACCCGGGGACACAATGGGGACACACCTCGGAACCTAGCGGCTCCCGAGTGGTGCCGGAGGTTCAGCCGGATCGTtttccccccccgccccgctgtGTCCCAGGTCATCGCCCCCGCGGAGCCGGATCCCGCCGGCAGCCCCGAGGGAGCCCGGACGGAGCTGGACGAGGAGATGGAGAATGACATTTGCAAGGTGTGGGACATGTCGATGGACGAGGTAGGAGCCTTGTGCGGCACTCGGACCTCGGGGCCCGTGTGCCCCGAGTGTTCCGCTGGCAGCGGGAGAAGGCAGGGAATCAGGCGGGCTGGTTGTGGCGGCGCTGCTCGTGCCCGGTGCGGCGGGCAGGGTGAGGCGGGACAGCTGCGGGGGGCGGCACCCAGCGGGCTCGCCATGGAGCCGGCGCTGCAGGAGCAGCGGGGACGGGACGGGAGCTGCCGCTGGAATCAACTCGGGTGCGCAGCCCGTGTCTTCAGCGCTTGGATTGTGGGCATAATATTGATGCCGTCTCTAAACAGGCatattttcctctaaaaattGTAGTACGTCCTGCTGGTAAGCGTAGCTTTCTCTCATAGATAAACAGCGTTTCACAGTTTAGCTGCAGACTTGCAGTGGCAATGTAACTCAGCTTCTTGGTATTTCTCTCAGCACTCTCAAATGCTGGAACAAATTCtcaagatatatatatatatatagatagatatatatatatatattagtttaagtattattattttattccttacCTTGTTGctcagagtttttaaaaaagcatagGACATGGGTCCTTTATTCCCAAGTAGAGAACTAATCTTGTGGTTTAGTGTGGTAAAATAGAGGAAATTTCCTCTTTTGTGTGTTCTGATGGCACcttcatttgcttcttttttatgTATCATGGTGATGTCATGCCTTAAAACGTGGTATTTATTGAATTCTGGCTGAGTGTCTGTTTCTGTTGAGATAGGGagcaatttgcattttcttgcaAATATGATTTTTGGCTCATTGTACAGCAAATCGCTGGCATACTGAATCACTAGAGGGGCTTGCTGGCCTTTTCTCATTGAAAAACAAAGATTATTGGTATTAACTGGTGGCAAATAACAAATTTTGTGTAGCGAGTTTGTCAACTCAGAACACTTTTGATTTTGCATTTGGAAATTGTGGACATCCACTTGCTTCTCCATTCAATTTCTCCACAGGATGTTGCCTTATTTCTTCAAGAGTTCAACGCCCCCGATATATTCATGGGAGTTTTTGCCAAGTCCAAATGCCCTCGCCTAACTGTAAGTATGGGCTCTCAAAAAGCTGTTCTGTGTTAAGAGGAATAGTAGATAGCCCTGTACATGCATTTACACTTATCTCCCTTCTCCCAATGCATGTGTAATGTGTAAGGGGAACcaggagaaaacacaaaatcaaattttaaaatgctttttcactgtttttaacATGGTCTAATCAGTAAGAATTTCGGTGATGCTGAAGCTGGTACATGTCTGCTCACATATCCTCATCTAGATAAACTGATGAAGGACTGAGTTTATCAAACGTAGTTATAAGACCTATTATAAAACCCAGCAGTCTggccttattttccttttgacttGTTTTTTGATTACTGAACTGAATGATTACTGAAATGGTCATGAATTTCTTTAGTTGGACCTACAGAAGTGTGGTGGTTTGACCCTGGATGGAgaccaggtgcccaccaaagctgctgtgtCACTCCTCTCCTTgactggacaggggagagaaaatacaacgAAAGACTCATGGGTCAAAATAAGGGCAGgcagagatcactcaccagttactgtcatttgtcacaggcaaaacagactccaCTTGGGGAagttaatttattaccaatcaaatcagaacAAGATAATGAGAAGGAAGCACAAAAAGATTACAAAAAGTAATCTGTGGAATTATTAGACACCAATacttaagaatttttttttgattttctgcttcttttgatGTCATTGATTTGCAGCATGTGCTATGCAGAGCACTGTAGGATTTAAGAGAGGATTTTCAAAGGTATTCGGTGTTGATGTAAATCCTTTTCCTCAGAAGTTACCAGATGCTTTACTCCAGGAGATGAGTAGAGACACAAAGAGCTTTGAAAGTTTAGTGCTTTGCCTTTGGAAAGTACAACCAGAATTTGGAAAGTACAACCAGAATTTGGAAGTGACTGCAAATTGGCTGTCGCAGCTACTTTCATGAAACAGTGTTTGCTGGAGTGCCTGCTGTAATTTAGTAGAGGTAATAGCATGTTAATAATTAAGAAGACAACCTTAGTGgagagttgattttttttactttaaattgcTGCAAACTAATGACTCACTTTGTTTTAGCACCAGTCACCTGCAGATGTTTCAGGTCCCCATTACACAAGTGTGCATCCTTTTTCACTATTAACTTGGCCTGAATATCATAATGGGATGCACTGCTGcactgctttggggtttttttaaatttaattttattttagatctCTTTAATCAGAAAATGGGCTTTGCTTGTATTAAGATCTCTTTCTTTTGTGAGCAAGTGAATGTCAGTGAGGGTCCCGCTTACGTAGTGATATTTTTGGTTTAGGGCTCCTTTTTGCTTTAATAACAGGGCTGCCAGATGGGCTTCGTAAGAGTATACAAAGAATATGCAAGTAGGGCTGATTTCAAGATACATTTGCTTTTATGGAACACCTTAACACTTAAACATCTGAATAGTACCTGAGTATATTTTAGGCTAGTCTGATAGAACACAAAAATCTGTATAGAATCTGTGGAAGATCTTGTATCTTTGTCATGAAATCAGTGGGTCATAAGAAATCAAACTGGAAAACATCTTCGaacctcttttatttttgtcttacaGCTCTGGAAGTGAAATTGTGGACTGTTGCAGTTGTCTCATTATACTGTGTTTTGACTTTCCAGGAAATCTGTGTGGGAATATTAGGGAATATGGCCTGTTTCCAGGACATCTGCATGTCCATTAGCAAAGATGAGAATCTTGGGTAAGTGTCTGTGTGCTTTGTATATGCACAGGTACTGCTTG encodes:
- the LOC116444965 gene encoding serum amyloid A protein-like — protein: MRLWVCIALLSIVLCASAERPALLRAGRFVWDAFGGARDMYRAYRDMREANYIGADKYFHARGNYDAARRGPGGAWAARVISDARENWQSGVSGRGGEDTRADQEANAWGRSGGDPNRYRPAGLPSKY